One window from the genome of [Clostridium] celerecrescens 18A encodes:
- a CDS encoding cation-translocating P-type ATPase: MENWYVTSTAEILEHFNTNVNTGISDQEVANRQSKYGKNEFAKQEKTSLIKEILHHLKDISTIILLLAALLSLGMALKDGHGFIEPVVIVSIVVLNLILAITQERGAEKALEALSSLNSPNCIVIRGGVQKEMDTSELVPGDIIKLQLGSIVPADARLITSTNLQVDESALTGESEPSEKDADILLQGSVPLGDQLNMVFSSCHVTSGHGLAMVTATGMQTEMGKIAGYLNNSQKIRTPLQRRLEKIAKSISIVAIAAAVLLFSIGILQGESVWSMIMLAATLAVAAVPETLNLIVTLSLSQGVKNMVNKNALIRKLTAVETLGNTSVICSDKTGTLTQNRMTIEKLWLPGNEPFGAGDEFVKDQTELLKLFALASNASVQEEEDGTLTIMGNPTEKAIMRLLHEKGLSKERISEHYRIVGEIPFSSERKMMTIVLEASSGGYLILTKGALDRLPLKSFDKETEKEVDYVHKIFAGEALRVLALGIRYLNEAPSMEKPEEIEQDLELCGLIGLIDPARPEAAQAVERAKMAGIRTIMITGDHAATASAIARNIGILGENEKVLTGQQLNEMSDEDLCRNIHHYSVYARVSPEDKIRIVEAWQENGEVVSMTGDGVNDTPALKAADVGISMGQSGTEVAKSASDMVLTDDNFATIIDAVSEGRNVFSNIRKTVYFLLVCNISEIVIMLVAQLKGWGIPVTPIMLLLVNVLGDGIPGICLSRDTSDPRLMDREPIRRDEGFLAGGLLPVIIQQTIACSVVVLVGYYIGTFRALPGTQGPSQAIGQTVAFLVLGWTSILHLFTVRSRKSIFKRTIKDNPPVLYSTMGMIAVFSLLVAFPSIGKIFGLTSIGSNHWLLAAGLSLIPTVVAEIGKFIDEQTNIREIYEYRNRVIRHRIRKDDSF; this comes from the coding sequence GTGGAAAATTGGTATGTAACTAGCACAGCAGAGATACTTGAACATTTTAATACGAACGTAAATACTGGAATATCGGATCAAGAGGTAGCAAACCGGCAAAGCAAATATGGGAAAAATGAGTTTGCAAAGCAGGAAAAAACCAGTCTGATCAAAGAAATTCTGCATCATCTTAAAGATATTTCAACGATAATCCTGCTGTTAGCTGCCTTACTGTCTTTAGGGATGGCACTGAAGGATGGTCATGGCTTTATAGAGCCAGTTGTAATCGTTTCTATTGTTGTCTTAAATCTAATACTTGCAATTACCCAGGAGCGTGGCGCTGAAAAAGCTCTGGAGGCATTGTCCAGCTTAAACTCTCCTAATTGTATTGTTATACGGGGTGGCGTACAAAAAGAGATGGATACAAGTGAATTGGTTCCCGGTGATATCATTAAGCTTCAACTGGGAAGCATTGTTCCTGCCGACGCACGCCTGATTACCAGCACCAATTTACAGGTGGATGAATCAGCGCTCACAGGAGAAAGCGAGCCTTCGGAAAAAGATGCAGATATTCTGCTGCAGGGCAGTGTTCCCCTTGGAGATCAGCTTAATATGGTATTCTCCAGCTGTCATGTGACATCAGGACATGGGTTAGCAATGGTCACTGCTACCGGAATGCAGACAGAGATGGGGAAGATTGCCGGATATTTAAACAATTCACAGAAAATAAGAACACCGCTGCAGCGACGTTTGGAGAAAATAGCAAAGTCCATCAGCATTGTTGCCATAGCTGCAGCGGTATTACTCTTTTCCATCGGTATTTTACAGGGAGAATCCGTTTGGTCCATGATTATGCTTGCGGCAACGCTGGCTGTAGCAGCAGTACCGGAAACCCTAAATTTAATTGTAACCTTATCCCTTTCCCAGGGTGTAAAAAATATGGTGAATAAAAATGCACTGATCCGCAAGCTGACCGCAGTAGAGACTCTTGGTAACACCTCGGTCATCTGCTCAGATAAGACCGGAACACTGACACAGAACCGGATGACCATTGAAAAGCTTTGGCTTCCCGGAAATGAGCCGTTTGGAGCCGGAGATGAATTTGTCAAGGATCAGACAGAGCTTCTGAAGTTGTTTGCACTGGCAAGTAACGCTTCTGTCCAGGAAGAAGAGGATGGTACCTTAACCATCATGGGAAACCCGACGGAGAAAGCCATTATGCGCCTTCTGCATGAAAAGGGCTTATCCAAAGAACGTATTTCTGAGCATTACCGCATAGTAGGAGAAATCCCTTTTTCTTCTGAACGTAAGATGATGACCATTGTCTTGGAGGCGTCCTCGGGAGGATATTTAATTCTTACCAAAGGTGCTCTTGATCGGTTGCCTCTCAAATCATTTGATAAGGAAACAGAAAAAGAAGTTGACTATGTTCATAAGATTTTTGCCGGAGAGGCACTTCGTGTTCTGGCCCTTGGAATCCGATATTTAAATGAAGCTCCTTCTATGGAAAAGCCAGAGGAAATTGAACAGGATCTGGAATTATGCGGGCTTATTGGTTTAATTGATCCGGCTCGTCCGGAAGCAGCCCAGGCAGTGGAAAGGGCAAAGATGGCCGGTATCCGTACCATCATGATCACCGGGGATCATGCGGCAACAGCAAGTGCAATCGCAAGAAACATTGGAATTCTGGGTGAAAATGAAAAGGTTCTCACCGGACAGCAGCTAAATGAGATGTCAGATGAAGACCTCTGCAGGAATATCCATCATTACTCTGTTTATGCCCGGGTTTCCCCTGAGGATAAAATCCGAATTGTTGAAGCATGGCAGGAAAATGGGGAAGTCGTTTCCATGACCGGGGACGGTGTCAATGATACACCGGCATTGAAGGCAGCAGACGTGGGAATCTCCATGGGTCAAAGCGGGACTGAAGTAGCAAAAAGTGCTTCTGACATGGTCTTAACAGATGATAACTTTGCTACGATTATCGATGCGGTATCAGAAGGAAGGAATGTTTTCTCGAATATCAGAAAAACCGTTTACTTTCTGTTGGTATGCAATATTTCTGAAATTGTCATTATGCTGGTTGCCCAGTTAAAAGGCTGGGGGATCCCTGTAACTCCAATCATGCTGTTGTTAGTCAATGTGCTTGGTGACGGTATTCCAGGTATTTGCTTATCCAGGGATACTTCAGATCCTCGTCTTATGGATCGGGAGCCCATCCGCAGAGACGAAGGATTTTTAGCCGGCGGACTTCTTCCGGTAATTATACAGCAGACCATTGCATGTTCCGTAGTGGTTCTGGTTGGATATTACATCGGAACGTTCCGGGCACTTCCGGGAACGCAGGGACCCTCACAGGCAATCGGACAGACCGTTGCCTTTCTGGTTTTAGGTTGGACCTCCATCCTTCATTTATTTACAGTCCGCAGCAGGAAGTCTATCTTCAAACGGACGATTAAGGATAATCCGCCGGTATTATACAGTACTATGGGTATGATCGCAGTATTCAGCCTTCTGGTGGCATTTCCGTCCATAGGAAAAATCTTTGGCTTAACTTCTATAGGTTCTAATCACTGGCTGCTTGCAGCTGGTCTTTCCCTAATACCGACGGTCGTAGCCGAGATTGGAAAATTTATTGATGAACAGACAAACATTCGCGAGATTTATGAATATCGAAATCGTGTGATCCGCCACCGGATAAGAAAAGACGACAGCTTTTAA